Proteins encoded within one genomic window of Geotalea daltonii FRC-32:
- a CDS encoding putative NPN-dependent ornithine cyclodeaminase, which translates to MPIIPRYIPPDFTTAKLVNAPVAKTAPAPRQGVAPDNFHGTSNHPEYIHLGRGKWLLVSESRMDAVLLLRGETVAVIEARRLQKGDPVVVGRTEDGEEGIYVHSDGFAKTGVAGAEKFSFRTRDTRETPFSRSYDQLYRILRHDRQNGHIVWVLGPAVAFDKDSRSAMQGIIEAGYCHALLAGNALATHDLEAALFRTGLGQDIYTQALMPHGHYNHLEIINRVRSYGSIPAAVAALKLKDGIIWACEKRQVPYVLAGSIRDDGPLPEVITDVCQAQDAMRVQGKKATTVIAVATQLHSIAFGNMVPGYKVLDNGEVRPVFFYVVDMTEFSADKLANRGSVQAVAILTNAQDFMVNLWHNLDDRNA; encoded by the coding sequence ATGCCAATTATTCCCAGATATATTCCACCTGATTTTACCACGGCAAAGCTGGTCAACGCTCCGGTAGCAAAAACGGCGCCGGCTCCCCGGCAAGGGGTGGCGCCGGATAACTTCCACGGCACGTCCAATCACCCCGAGTACATTCACCTGGGGCGGGGCAAATGGCTGCTGGTTTCCGAGAGTCGCATGGATGCGGTGCTGCTCCTGCGGGGAGAAACAGTGGCGGTGATCGAGGCGCGGCGCCTGCAAAAAGGGGATCCAGTGGTTGTGGGGAGGACAGAAGACGGGGAAGAAGGCATATACGTTCATTCTGACGGTTTTGCCAAAACCGGTGTTGCAGGAGCTGAAAAATTCTCTTTCCGTACCCGTGATACCCGCGAGACCCCTTTTTCCCGCTCCTATGATCAATTGTACCGGATTTTGCGCCATGATCGGCAAAACGGCCATATTGTCTGGGTTCTCGGCCCGGCGGTGGCATTTGACAAGGATAGCCGCAGTGCCATGCAGGGGATTATCGAGGCGGGATACTGCCACGCATTACTGGCCGGCAACGCCCTGGCCACCCACGACTTGGAAGCTGCCCTGTTTCGCACCGGGCTGGGACAGGACATATATACCCAGGCATTGATGCCGCACGGCCACTACAATCATCTGGAAATCATCAACCGGGTGCGCAGCTACGGTTCGATACCTGCGGCTGTTGCTGCCCTTAAGCTGAAAGACGGGATCATCTGGGCTTGTGAAAAACGGCAGGTTCCCTATGTGCTTGCCGGTTCCATTCGGGATGACGGACCGCTGCCGGAAGTGATCACCGATGTCTGTCAGGCCCAGGATGCCATGCGAGTGCAGGGGAAAAAAGCCACCACCGTAATTGCCGTGGCTACCCAGCTCCACTCCATTGCCTTCGGCAACATGGTGCCCGGATACAAGGTGCTGGACAACGGCGAAGTCCGTCCGGTCTTCTTCTATGTCGTCGACATGACCGAGTTCTCTGCCGATAAGCTGGCCAATCGGGGTTCCGTTCAGGCGGTTGCCATTTTGACCAATGCCCAGGATTTCATGGTGAACCTGTGGCACAACCTTGATGACAGGAACGCCTGA
- the rocF gene encoding arginase, translating into MRSKIKLIGVPLDLGQSHRGVDMGPSAVRYAGLAVRLANLGHEVWDCGNLSVPVRETLSTARDVAYLAAITRVCKGAYQAARDAVGHGFTPVFIGGDHSLAIGTIGGITEEEPAGVIYIDAHGDFNTPKTSPSGNIHGMVLSHLLGDGYARLVNLGRKGPKLKAEDVVLVGVRDLDPKERLRLKEQRIRVFTMRDIDEQGMGNIARQSLDILGHHSRIHVSLDADVLDPMEAPGVGTPTPGGITYREAQLLMEIIADSRRLSSLDVVEINPVFDNRNHSAMVVSDLTASIFGERIL; encoded by the coding sequence GTGCGGAGTAAAATAAAGCTGATCGGTGTGCCCCTTGACCTGGGGCAGTCCCATCGTGGAGTGGATATGGGACCCAGCGCCGTGCGCTATGCAGGGTTGGCTGTACGGCTGGCAAACCTGGGTCATGAGGTGTGGGATTGCGGTAACCTTTCGGTACCGGTGCGGGAGACCCTTTCCACCGCCAGGGATGTTGCCTATCTGGCAGCCATAACCAGGGTCTGCAAAGGAGCCTATCAGGCTGCAAGAGATGCAGTCGGGCATGGATTCACGCCGGTATTTATCGGCGGCGACCATTCCCTGGCCATCGGCACCATCGGCGGCATTACCGAAGAGGAACCGGCCGGAGTAATCTACATTGATGCCCACGGTGATTTCAACACGCCGAAGACTTCGCCATCGGGCAACATCCACGGCATGGTCCTCTCCCATCTCTTGGGTGACGGCTATGCAAGGCTGGTTAATCTGGGACGAAAGGGACCGAAACTGAAAGCGGAGGATGTGGTTTTGGTGGGGGTGCGCGACCTTGACCCAAAGGAGAGGCTTCGCCTCAAGGAACAGAGGATCAGGGTGTTCACCATGCGGGATATCGACGAACAGGGCATGGGAAATATTGCCCGCCAGAGCCTGGATATTCTTGGCCACCACAGTCGGATTCATGTCAGTCTTGATGCAGATGTACTCGACCCCATGGAGGCCCCGGGGGTCGGCACTCCTACCCCCGGCGGCATAACCTATCGTGAGGCTCAGCTGCTCATGGAAATAATCGCCGACAGCAGGCGACTATCCTCTCTTGATGTGGTGGAGATTAACCCTGTTTTCGACAACCGCAACCACAGCGCCATGGTCGTCAGCGACCTGACCGCATCCATTTTCGGAGAAAGAATTCTCTGA